From the Candoia aspera isolate rCanAsp1 chromosome 3, rCanAsp1.hap2, whole genome shotgun sequence genome, the window TGTACCAGTTAATAGCCAAGCtgatgcattttgcaccagctgcaaatttatttatttatttatttatcccgcctttattaattttataaataacatcaaggcagtgaacatatctaatactccttcctcctcctattttctccacaacaacaaccctgtgaggtgacttgggctgagacagagggactggccctttCTCTGTCCATGATGGCTGCAAAGTCTGGGAGTTGCCGCCCCAACATAGTCTGGAGGGCATCAtcttaactgcccagagttgctgggagttgggcagcatataaatttaataaagtattATTACTATTCTATTACTATTACCTTCGAAAAGGCAGCTGTGCATTATAAAACTCTGTGACAGCAAGTTCTCACAGGGTCACCAGCAAAAAGCCTGATAGCAGAACTGTCCATTACCAGATCAAGAGTCAGACTGAAGCCAAAACGCCTGAGCAAAAGGTTCTGGCATTTGGAGTGGTTGGTGGGAAGTTGGAGCTTGTGAGTATAATGGTTGTTACCACTGGTAATTATTGTTTTGCCATGGCCCATGGGAACCAGCATGAACTTGCCCGCCAGAAAGATATGAAGAAGGCACAAGAACTGAAGGAAGAGAACAAGGATAGTTTTTCAGCCTCTCAGGGGAAACAGACCCTGAGATTGCACAGCAGAAGTGAAAAGCAGTTGATGAGAAGAAAGCTCTTCAGGCCAGAGCAAAATCATCTGTGACTACAGAGAAGAcctaaaaatttatttatttatttatttatccaatttgtccctacccatctccttccttcgggggggctctgggcggtttacagtaatcaattaaaacaacaatcatacaatgaataaaatacacaatataaaattacagtaataaataatataaagaagagtaaaaaataacaataaaaaataacaacaacaataataataataatgcagaatCTCAAAATGTAGGGCCTATAAAGATGTAATTGTAAAAGTAGCCATTCTGCTTGCTTACTTATCCAGTAAGCATTTGTTTTAGTATGTTTGGTTAGTATAATGCAATTACAGCTGATTTATCTTTGGCTGAATTACTAAAATATGATCCCCAAAATTGGATTTTAAGCTCCTATTTCTCTTTCTGTGTCtattagtaataataacaatagctCAATAACAGttttaattgttaaaatattGGCTTACTAAATGGCTTAGGTTACTGAACATGTAAGTAGGATGGGAAAAGTACAGTGCAACACTTGAGAATAACATTCAGAAATGATATTGTTTAAAAGGTCAGGTATCTGTACTTGCTCTGCTTTGTAAAATGTCAGCCATAAAGTTAagcataaattatatttatatttatttatgtacctttcatgcaataaaatattgcgtgaagaagagaagagaagagaatggctTCCAGCCCATTACATCATGTGAGAGCGGAAAGAATACAAAAATCTGAaccttgatttcactataaatgGGGTTCACAATTGATCCATAGCAAtccctggaattctttcataatggcttctttAGCTTTTCTATAGTAAATCTACTGATCAGATGTTCTTGTGCTTTTCACAATCTGTTTATCTCTTTCCAGTCCAACTTACTGAGAAGCTAACATCCTCCATGCTCTTCCTCTGCAGAGTTCCAAGCAGGATACTTGGAAACAGTCACAAGCTCTGCTTTAGCTCCAAAGGGACCGAGTGTTCTAGACGGaactttatgtattatttattaatgctatttatttatttcctcaatttatatggctgcccaattaaAAACAACTGTGGACAGCTCTGTAAATTGaggatctaaataaataaatctgaaaccaAATTaagtgttatggagattgctggtgaagaagaggggggaaaagcacacacacagtACTGAAACCAGagtgctttctctaaatcatcatcatcatcatcatcatcatcatcatcatcccaaatcaGTCCATTGTAGGATGAAGGTGTACCCCGTCTTCTTTGCAGGATGAAGGTGCAGGATGAAGGTGTACCCGGTCTTCTTTGCAGGATGAAGGTGCAGGATGAAGGTGTACCCGGGTGTACCCGCTCTTCCAATCAAGAAGACCAGAAAAGAACAGCCTTaggtttctgggtttttccagaagggtttgctagtgccttttcagtttagGAGGATTTTGtcttgtagagtagaacaataaacattaGAGCTTAATCTTctggtctcagcgtggttcttcgctctatatcctgacattaagcctatttaatttaaatttaaacaaattgaaaaaccaagagaaaaacatctacttcaaAAC encodes:
- the LOC134492948 gene encoding LOW QUALITY PROTEIN: small EDRK-rich factor 1-like (The sequence of the model RefSeq protein was modified relative to this genomic sequence to represent the inferred CDS: inserted 1 base in 1 codon; substituted 1 base at 1 genomic stop codon); this translates as MAHGNQHELARQKDMKKAQELKEENKDSFSASQGKXDPEIAQQKXKAVDEKKALQARAKSSVTTEKT